The following nucleotide sequence is from Chryseobacterium sp. CY350.
TGTTTAAGTTTGAAATGTTTATAATATCGGATAACTTTACCTTCAATAACCAAAGATAATTTTACCAAGCGGTTAATCCCGTTGTGTTGGCTGTCTGAAATTCCTGCCGCATTCTGAGAAGGGCGAAAAGCAGAGCCTCTTGATGTTTCTGAGGTACTTGACATATTTTGTGATTGTGTGGTGGTTTAAAGTTATAAAAATTTTATGTACTTCAACAGGTTTTCTATATTAAATTTTTACAATTTAATTATGAAACACCTGAATGTCTTGTTTTTACGACAACTTGAATCTGCTTTTTTCTATAATTAAATATAAACAGATAAGCTGTTTTTTGAAATTATAAATTCTAAATTTCAGCGAAAAGACCGTCTTTCCGGACGGTCTTCGTATAACATAATACTATAATTAAACTACTTGCAAGACAGATTTAGCTTGATGGCCAAAGACCTTTGTATGCAGAATTACCATAATTAATGGTTTCTGCACTTACTATAAAGCTGATCAACATTGAGTTTTCATCTACTGCATCAAACTCTACTTCGTGCTGTATAACGTATCCGTTTTCCCAGCTTAAAGTGATTAATGTACCTTCTTCGTGTGATTTGTTAAAAGTAATTTCACCAGATGTCGGTTTGTACTTTCCGTTAAGCAATGACTCCAGAATATCAGATTTTTCTGTTGCCTCAATTGTAAGTTTGATTAATGCATTTGAAGGATCTGAAGCTACACGCCCCGAAACATCTGTAGATCTAGATACGCTGTAATTAAGCTTTAATAATTTTTGCCCTTCGCTACCGTTGAATTTTAAGATTCCTCTTGAATTTGCTGCCATGATAAAGAAATTTTAAACAGTTAATATTTATTAGTGATTGATTTTTGTATTTCAAAGATAGATACGCAAAAAATGATTTTCAAAAATTCTGTTACTTATTTTATTATTTGTAGTAATTCTACGATTTTATGTCGTAGTTCTACGATTAAAATATCAAACCAAACCCGCAAAAATTCGGACAAAAAAAAGCTGCTTCTTGCGAGGCAGCTTAGTTTAACGATATATATCGATTATGCAAGTCTTACATTAACTGCATTTAATCCTTTTTCGCTTTTTTCTACGTCAAAAACTACTTTATCATTCTCACGAATCATTTTAGTGTTTAATCCTGAAGAATGTACAAAAATGTCTTGTCCTCCTTCTGCTGGAGAGATAAATCCGAAACCTTTTGTTTCGTTAAAAAATTTTACTGTGCCTTGTTGCATTGTATTGGTATTAAAAATTGTTTTATTGTTTTTGTCTGATTCGACATCAAACTTTTTTATTTTCTTTAAATTACGAAACTGCAGAATACTCTGTGGCTTTCATGGTTTCTATTCTGCCGCTGCCGATTTTTTCCGCAAAGCTGCTGACATCGTTGCTAATTGCTGACGAATACAATATGTTTTGTCTTTTAGCAGGTAGTTTGGTCATCAGTTTTTTCAGATAATCAGCTTTATTTTCTAACAAAACTTCTAAATCGTCTATGATCAAAACTTCTATTTTTGAAAGACTGATATGTCGCTGATCATCAAGTTCCAAAAGCTTTTCCGGTGTTGCAATCAGAACATCTAATCTTCTTCTGAGCGAAGAAAGCTGTGTTCCGTTTGAAATACCTTCATAAACTGAAAGCTGCGATAAAGGAAGATATTTGGTATAAATCTTAAAATTATCTTCTATCTGCAATGCAGTTTCTTTCGTGGGAGTCAAAACCAAAACTCTTGTATCATTATGATCCGGGTTATTCTTTTTCAACATCTGAAGAACAGGCATTGTAAAAGAAGTCATCCTTTCGGTTCCCCGCGCAATCTGACAGAGTACATCTTTACCATCCAGAATCTGCGGTATCATCTTGATCTGCAATTCTGTAGGCATCGGACATCCTGCTTCTGTAGCAGCGCGAATGATGGGGTTGATTAAGTTTAGATTCTTAAAACTCATGGTATTACTTTGCCGAGTTACGGCTTTCCTTTTTCAATTGATCGGGAAACATTATTTAAATAGTTTGTGATCTGGTGAGATCATATATAGGAATTTAGTATTCTTTTTATAATTTCTTTATTTTTTCACATCATATTCATCGTAGCTCTAAAAACGTACCTTACGCTTACTATGCTACATTATTTGTCTTTCGGAATTATTATTTTTGGAACTCAATAAAGAAAAGGGAATTTTTCTCAGAAGAATTTTTCAATTCTTTTTAGCATCGAGACTTAATGCAAAACGTATAACTCATTTGTTTAAAAACACCTTTGACCAATCCTTTAATTATAAATATGGTATTCAGGTATTTATTTAACAATACAAAGATGAGCTAAAAATATGCATAAAATTTATATAAATAAATATTGAATTTACATAAATCACACATTTATAAATCTTCGAGATTTTTTTTTCTCTTCATTTTTAACTGTTTGTAAAAAGAGGGAGCAAGACCTGTGATCTTTTTAAACTGAAATGACAAGTGCGCAACACTGCTGTAATTCAGCTTGTAAGCAATCTCCGTGAGGTTTAATTCATTGTAAAGCAACAGTTCTTTTACTTTTTCAATCTTATTTAAAATAATAAAATGCTGAATCGTATAGCCGTTGACTTCCGAAAAAACATTGGCCAGATAAGTGTAATCATACTCCAATTTTTCGCTGAGATATAAAGAATAGTTCTCTTTTGGCTGCTCATCAGCAGTATGAATCATCTCCGTAATCGTATTTTTGATTTTTTCAATTAAAATACTTTTTTTGTCGTCCAGTAATTCCAGACCTAAATGCGCCAATCTCGTCCTGAAAATCTCAAGCTTGTCATGATCAACAGCTTCCGGGAAATCCACTGTGCCCAATTGTACAACGGCATGCTGTAAACCAAGCTTGTCAATTTCTTCCTGCACCATCATCTTGCATCGCAGACTGACCATATATTTGATGTATATTCTCATTCGATCATAAAAAAGATAATCTGTAGAAATAGCATTAATTATTTAAACAATCATCTTATAATAAAATGGAAGTTACGGAAATTTAAAATAAGATTAACTGTAATGTTAACATCAAAAAAAATCTCCGCAGAAAATCCTGCGGAGACCTATTTTAAAATGTTTTTTAGATTAAACTAAGAGCATCCAATTGCTGTTTTCAGAATAATCATCCAAAGGTTTAAGATCCTGATGATGATTCATTGATGCAAGAAGGGTAACAATTTCCTGTCTTGTCATTTCCACAGAATTGTCTACAAGTTTTTGGTTGAAACCTGCATTATTCAGTTCTAAAAGATCATTTACCGTAATAATTCTGGCGACAACTTTCCCAAGATCAATCATTTTTCTTTGAGAGATTGCTGTAGTTATTGTGAAGTCTAAATTCTGCGTGTATAATTTAGCAGCATTTTCGCTTAATACATTCTGCTGAAGATATTCTCCCAAATTATCGAGTTTTTTCTTCTTCATATCTTTCAAAATCCCTTCTGAAATCTGCGTGTACAACATTTCGTTTGAACCTTCAAAAATCTGAAACGGACGGCTGTCCATAATTCCTCTTCCACCGATATGGCTCATTCTATAGCCTTTTCCACCACATAGCTGTACCAAAATCTGAGCAGCTTCCTGCATCATGTCGGTCACCAGAGCTTTCATTGAATTTGCGTGTACACCTTCGGAAGAAAGATTATAATCAATCCCGCTGATCTTAGAACTTTTGGCACACATTGCTGAACAAAGCGTAAAAAATGATTCTAATCTTGTCAATTGATATTGCACCTGATCAAGAGCGTACAGATTTGAATTTCCTACAATTCTGCTTCTGGTATGTTGCAAAGCCTCATCAAGCATTCTTTTCAGAAAGCCCATTCCCATTCCCGGAAACTGAAATCTGCTTCTGTGAAGAATATCAAGCATCATTTTCAGACCAGTAGATTCCGGAATAAGTTTGTTTTCCTGAGGAACTTTAATATCGATTTTATTTAATCCGTATGGGATCATATATAATCCCGGATTGTCATAATATTCTAAAACTTCAATATTTTGCTGCCGTTGATGAGTGTCTGCAATAAAAAAGTCTACATCTCTTGAAAGACTTCCTTCAGCGTTTGCACTTCTGGACGTGATTAGCCAATAGTTTGCAAGACCGGTAAGACCTTGCCAGTGTTTTGTACCTTTAATATCATATGAATCTCCATTTTGTACATTTTGCGTTTTCATATTTAAAGCATCGCTACCAAAATCTGGCTCAGTGATCATTAAACCACCCATTGCGCCGTAATTTAAAAAATGCTTGAAAATATCTTCCTTAATAGCTTCATTACCATATTTTGCCAAAGGCTCTAAAAATAATGCGATGTTAATCCCAAAAGTTAAAGACAACGGCAGAGATTCGTAAGATGCAGCCGATAAAATCCCCAAACATTCTTTCACTTTCAATCCTCTTCCTCCAAATTCTGTCGGTACAGCAACAGATAAAGGCTTAAGATTCATAATTTCTTTCCATACGTTCGGCGGCAAACCCCTTTGAAGGCTAAGCTCGTCGATATTTTCTCTCTGAAAAAGGTCGTGTAATGAAGTTTTAAAATGATCAAGAAACTCGGAGTACGTTTCTCCGGATATCTTGTTAGAAGATTCAATCATACAATATAAATATTTTCTGTACGCCATTGATACAGCGGTATTACAAAATGAAGCGAATGGCACAATAAGCTCTTATATAAGCTGCTTCATAAAATATGTGAGCAAGATACAAATTTTCACACTTGTTATCATTCTAAAAAATCAAATTTGACAAATTATTAACGTAACATTATGATTTTTGCATAAAAACCATTATACCAATCAGATTTTAAACATATAACCAAACAAACAACATGCTAATTAGAATAATTCTTTATAAAGTGTAATAATTTTGATAAAGTATTACTTACTTTTCTTTCTGAATGTAATAAAACATATCAGAAGAGTTACATTCACGAGAACAGCAAATGCATTTGATACAATAATTGGCAATTCGTTACGAATAATCCCATACCAAACCCACAGAGAAAGTCCGGTAATTAACACCATAATCATCACCCACGATAAGTCCTCGACATTCTTTTTCCTGATTACTTTGATCAATTGCGGAATCATCGCAACGGAAGTAAGAACGCCTGCGACAATTCCCAATATATTTTCATCCATATTATCAATTATTTAAGCATACATTTTATCTATGCCTGTTTCCTCGCTGGTGATATTCTACATTTTTTGGTCTTGCTTCGTAATGATTGGCTGTATTTTCCCCGTGAAAATTATTGACCTGAGATCTATTATCCGGATTTGGAGTTTCATAATGGAAATCTTTACCGTTCCTGTAAAATTTGCCATCAACAGTTTTATAAATCTGATTTTCTTTGTAAGTATTTCCGTCTGGTGCGGTAAATGTTTTTTTGTTTTGATTTCTTTTCCTTCTTTTTTGATTTAAAAGAAACAATGCGCCTCCCGCCACAAATGCCAACGCTATTTTTGCTGTCTTATTCATAAACTTTTATTTATATGAATTTAACAAAAGCCCTGCCAATGAAAGAGAATTCATTAATTATAAAGAATTTTTGATGCATTTACTTTAAAAAATGTTTACCGCCGTAAATGTTTCTTTTAGACAACAATATATTTTTTGTAAATCTTAATCAAATCGGCTTAAACAAAGGTTATTTTAACAATTTGGTCTTATAATTGAATATTAATAAATATCAAAAATCATAAAATAAATAAATATGGCTACTAAAACAGCAACACCAAAAAAAACAACTTCAGTAAAGAAAACAACGGCTCCGAAAAAGTCCGCATCAAAAACAGCAGATAAAACATCTGCAAAGAGTGATGCTGCATCAGATTTAAGAGATTTTTTCGAAGACGCAATGAAAGACATTTACTGGGCAGAAAAAGCATTAGCTAAAGCTCTTCCAAAGATGGAAAAAAATGCTACTCACCCCGATCTGAAAAAAGCAATCTCTAATCATCTTGCCGAAACCGAAAATCATATTAAGAGATTAGAAGACTGTTTTAAATCGTTAGGATTGAAACCGGAAGCTAAAAAATGTGATGCAATGCAGGGACTTTTAGATGAAGGAAAAGGAATTATGGAAGAAACAAAAGCAGGTGCAATACGTGACGTAGGAATTATTGCAGCTTCTCAAAAAGTAGAACATTACGAAATCGCAACCTACGGAAGTCTTGCAGCTTACGCAAAAGTTCTGAAGGAGAAAACATGCCTTAGTAACTTTCTAGCGACACTAAAAGAAGAGAAAAACTGTGACAAGTTGCTTACTCAAATCGCTGATACGGCATTGAACAGCAAGGCTAAATAAAAATTATTCAAATTAAATAAAAAAAATTCCTCAATACTATTGAGGAATTTTTTATTGGTAAAATTTAACGTTAGTTGTTTAGAATCAGAAGATTATTCAGTTCGCTCTTGAAGCATCCTAAGATAAATTCTGCGTAATAAAGCTGTGCATTCAATGCTTGAGTTTTTGGGTGAAGTTCAAGTTTTTTTGAAACAATTATTTCACCTTTATAAGCAATTGAATAATGTGCAAAGACACTGTAAATAGAGTTTCTCACTGGCGTGCAATATCCTGTCGTTGCAATTGACCAGTCGCTTTCAAACATTTTTGCGACATTGAGAGCCATTGTTTCTGCAATATTTTCTGACACGCAGTCACACACTTCAGCTTCATTCTCATCCACATTTAGCAGACGTACTTTTTCGGGCAATGCATAAGCCGTCATTCCGCCCTTATAAAACATAGATGCATTCGGCATCTGTGAAAAAGCTAGCTGCAGCATTCCTGAAGTTACACTTTCAGCAACAGAAATTGTTTCGTTACTGGTAATCAGACATTCACTGATATAATCGAGAGTTTTTTGTTGAAATTCCATAATAGTAAAATTTATTGGAATATAATTTCAAAATCTGCAATTTCAGTAGAACTGATTTCGATATTCAGAAAAAAATCTAAAACCGAATAATTGCTTTCATAATTATTATATTGATTTGGTTAAAAAAACAATATCTAATTCTATGCCATTGAGTTACGATCTTTCTCTAGATCCCAAACTCTGTGAGCAGCCACGGCAGAAATAAATTGTTCATCAGAAGAATTGTCTCCTGAAGTCTGAATAATTGCACGATCTTTATGAGTCTTTTTTGCAATATTCGTCACTTTATAGATCTCATCAGTATCTTTCCCAAAATAGATCGCCTTACAGTGTTTGTAAGCTTCATTGATGAATTCCGCAACGATTGGTTTGATATCAGGCTTCGTCAGTTGCTCCACAGACTTTTCGCCCGGACAGATATAAAGCGCATCGAAACTCACACTTGCAACACTGGAAATAGAATGATCTGGTACGAAAGTCGTTTGATCATCTGCATTTACAGGCGCAACACTTGTTCCAATAATCTGCACCACTGCGCCTTTACTTTCAAGTTTACTTTTCAGAGATTTTACAGCCTGAGTATTTACACCATTTGCCATTACAAAACCAATGATTCGGCTCTCAATAGTGTCTTTTACGGTATTTTCCATGCTCAAAGCTTCAGAAAATTTTGTAGATGGTTCTCTTTCCTCACTTTGAAGACTTGAAGGATCGGCATCTGCTGGAATACTTCCGTTCGGTTTGTCTAATTTTTTCACCTCAACACCCAATTTTTCCGCAACATTTGCAGCTAATTCTTTATTAATAAAATTAAGTTGACCCACTACTCTTTCTCGGATTTCCGGAATGGTAACTTTCGAAAGCTCAAAAATTAATGCGTTTTGAAGATGTTCTTTTTCCGGTGTAGACTGGCTATTGAAAAATAATTTAGCCTGAGAATAATGATCGACAAAACTTTCACTTCTCGCTCTCACTTTGTGACCATCTACTCTTTCATTGTGAGAAGCAAAACCGCCATCTTTCATCATTGCCTGAAACGGACAACCGCCACCGATAGAATTTGGCTCATAGCTCACTTTGCCTTTTACGATCTGCTGTCTCATATGACCGTCACGCTGATTATTATGTACAGTATTAACAGATCTGTTGATTGGAATCTCGTGGAAATTTGGTGAGCCTAATCTTGATAATTGAGTATCTGTGTAAGAAAATAGCCTTCCCTGAAGCAACGGATCATTAGAAAAATCAATTCCTGGAACCAAATGTCCCGGGTGGAATGCAACCTGCTCTGTTTCAGCAAAGAAATTATCCGGATTTCTGTTTAAAGTTAATGTCCCTACCAACTGCACAGGCACAAGCTCTTCAGGAACTATTTTTGTAGGATCAAGGAGATCAAAGTCAAAGTCGTGTTCATTTTCTTCCGGAATGATCTGCACTCCGAAATCCCATTCAGGGAATGCGCCTTTCTCGATAGATTCCCAAAGATCTCTTCTGTGAAAATCCGGATCGGTACCCGATATTTTTTGAGCTTCAGTCCATGCAACAGAATGCACCCCCAATTTTGGTTTAAAATGGAATTTTACAAAGTGCACCGCTCCTTCACTATTGATAAATTTAAATGAATGAACACCAAAACCTTCCATCATTCGGTAACTTCTCGGGATCGCGCGATCACTCATCGCCCACATAATCATGTGCATACTTTCTGGCATTAATGAGATAAAATCCCAAAAAGTATCATGAGCAGAAGCCGCCTGCGGAATCGCGTTATCAGGTTCCGGTTTTACGGCATGCACCAAATCCGGAAACTTCATCGCATCCTGAATAAAAAATACAGGAATATTGTTTCCTACCAAATCGTAATTCCCTTCATCGGTATAAAATTTTACGGCAAATCCCCGAACGTCTCTCGCTAAGTCTGTACTTCCTGCACTTCCCGCAACCGTAGAAAATCTGACAAAAACGGGAGTTTCTTTTCCTACTTCATTTAAAAACTTTGCTTTTGTATATTTTGCCAAACTTTTATTCAGCTTAAAAACACCATGCGCACCAGAACCTCTGGCATGAACTATTCTCTCAGGAATTCTTTCGTGGTCGAAATGAGTAATTTTTTCTCTCAGGATAAAATCCTCCAGAAGTGTAGCTCCTCTTTCATCAGTTTTTAAAGAATCCTGATTATTGTTAATCTTAAGTCCTTGATTGGTCGTCAGTTTTTCATTGCTATTGTCTGTCGTGTGATCCTGAAGCTGATCAATTTTGTCATTATTAGTGACTTCTTTGTTTTCCATATTATTTAAGTGGTTTGTTATATATGATTTGATTAAATATTTATTTAAGCTGAATATTAAGCTTTCATCTATCGTAAAGTGTTATTTAAATGATTAATAGGAAAATTTACATTGAAATTTTCATCATGTGATTTTCTACTGCAGAAACATACACATGAATATTAAACTTTATAGCATGTATGTTGAAGTGTAAGCAAAACAGTTTATTGCTCAATACATTGTAATTAATGATACCAGTTATTTATGGGATTACCTATGACTCATATAAAATTTTAAACTGATGAAAATTTATCTTGATGTTCCGGTAGAATCTGTTTTTACAGAAGCTGTATCTGATGTAGGGGCCGCAACTAAAGTATCTATAGGATCTGGAGTTGGAACCGAATGTTCGCGGTTCGGCGTTGTAATAGAATCTGTCTCTGTGGAAGCGTTACTCGCCTCTTTCTTACAACTTAGCAGCAAAAAACCGATCGTTAATGCTGATGAGATTAGTAATTTCATAATATTTCTTTGGTGTGTTATCAAATTTACAAATTACTTCCATAAATTTTTTATGATTTGAATCACAACAAAATGCTGGTTCACTGAATTTGTAAGTCCTGTCATCTATTTTTTCATTAAAATGATCGCAATGACCCTAACTGCGATCATATTTATTGATTTAATTTTTCCAGATTTTCAAATTTTTTATAGGACGCTTTTAGATGATGCAATTGATCAAGAACTTTTCTGGAAACTTCATCAGTGAGATCACCGCTATCTAAAGCATCCTGATAGGCTTTTATTGCCGCATCTTCTCCAAATACTACATTTTCTAAGGTAGATTTTTCCTTATCTCCCGTAAAAGAATTTTTGAGGTCGATCCATGCTCTGTGAATTGCTCCTGCTGTGGTAACAGTATCTTCTGCAATTCCTCCATTTTGTCTGATCATTCCTATTAATTCAGATTTAATATCTTGCGATGCGGAAAGCATTCTGTCGAAATCGGGTTTAAGATGAGAATAACTGTTCCAGAGCTGATCTTCAACTTTTAAAAAACCTTCTATTCTGTCATTGGTAATCTTTAGTAAATCATTGAGCACTTCAACTGTTTTTTTGTTTTCCATAATCAAATTTAGTTTGATTACTGAATTTGCAATATTTGTGCCTTATAAACGGTGTGAAATTTTTTAAAAATTATTTAACATAATATAATTTTAGGCACAACTTTTGAATCAATTGTTAACATGAAATAAAATTGACACCAACTACACATCATATTAACAATGAAAATCCCCCAACTTTACGATTGGGGGATTTTTTATTTAAGTATTTAAAGGAAATGTATTTTTAAATATTTCTTTTTAGATAATAATTAAAGAAGAATTACCTTAGATTATTTTTAACTTTAATTGATTTAAATATTTTACATTAAATTTTCCTGATTTTCAGGTTTCTCTTTCAAATTTGTCTCGTAAAGATCTTTTCTTCTGTCATTCAGAATCTGAACCGAACCGTGATAATGCAGATCCTTTAACAGGTTTAAATCAACATCAACAATTAAAGTCATTTCTGTATTAGGAGTTGCTTCCCCTTTTACTGCATTCGACGGGAAAGCAAAATCTGACGGTGTAAAAACTGCAGCCTGCCCAAACTGGATATCCATATTATTTACACCCGGCAAATTACCCACACATCCTGCAATCGCAACATAACACTCATTTTCAATAGCTCTTGCAGCAGCGCAATGACGCACTCTCATGTAGGCATTTTGCGTATCGGTAAGATAAGGCACAAATAAAATTTTCATCCCCTGGTCAGCCAGAAGTCTTGGTAATTCCGGAAACTCTACGTCGTAGCATATAACGAGACCTATTTTTCCGCAATCGGTATCAAACACTTTTATTTCATTTCCGCCTTTCATTCCGTAATACTTTCTTTCGTTGGGCGTAATATGAATTTTTCGATATTCATCAATTCGGCCGTCACGATGAAGAAGATAACTCACATTGTACAAATCATTATTTTCAAATACGGGCATACTTCCCGAAATAATATTGACATTATAACTGATTGCCAGATCCGAAATTTTTGCTTTGATTTCGTCAGTGATTTTTGCCAGCTCGATCATACTGTCGCGTTCAGAAAGATTATTAAAAGGCGCGAGTAAAGGCGTATTGAACAACTCTGGAAACAAGACAAAATCTGATTTGTAATCTCCCATTACATTCACAAAAAATTCTACCTGCTCATAAAATGCATTGATATCTTTGAAATGCCTCATCTGCCACTGCACCAAACCAAGACGAATCGTACTGTCCTGCATCGTATTAGGTTTCTTACTGTAATAAATATTGTTCCACTGCAGTAAAACGGCGTTTTCTCGTGAACCTTCGTCTTCCGGAAGGTATTTTTTTAACACTCTTATCGGTAAAAAATTATTTGAAAGCTGAAAAGAAAGTACAGGATCATAAATCTCTTTGTCTCTGACTCTTCGAATGTATTCTCTAGGCGAAATTTCATGACTGTATTTATGATAATCTGGAATTCTTCCTCCTAAAATAATGGATTTTAAATTTAATTGTTCGCAAAGTTCTTTTCTTGCATCATACAACCTTCTTCCCAATCTTAGTTCGCGATAGATAGGATCTACAAAAATTTCTATCCCGTACAAAACATTTCCCGTAGAAGAATGGGTATTGAATGTGTAATTTCCTGTAATATCACTATAGGTATGCTCGTCATCAAACTCCTCGTAATTGACAACGATTGACAGCGCAACTGCAGCAATTTTTCCGTCGACAGTTATGCAAATCTGACCGGCTTGAAAAATTTTGGTAAGTTTTAAAATGCTCTTTTTGGACCAGACATATTCTGACATTTTAGGATATGCTCGGCGCATTGCGGAGACCAGCTCATCATAATCATCAATATTCAGTGTTCTTGTATCTATCTGCATATTTTTATTTTTACTAAAGTTACGCAAATTGTAGGAATGCCTAAATTAATTATGATTTTTTAGGGATTAAAAGTAATATAAATTTCAAAAATTACAGAGAAATTTAGTTTGAATTTGATATTTAAAAATTATTAGAGAAACCATATTTGTACTTTGATGAAAATTTATAGTCTAATTTTTAAACCACTGATTATCAATACTTTAAATATTGATATTTGAGTTAAAATTTATAAATTATTACGTAAATATTTATAAATGCAAACCACAAACCTTTGTGAGTAAGATGAAAAGTCTATACTTTAGCACTATAATAATTGAGGGACAATTAAAAAACGTAAACTCAATTATAATTTAAATTAAAACATTCATCATTATCACATTAAAATATATTGTTTCATCACTTAGTTTCTATTAGTAGTATGCCAGAATTTTTCAATTCTGGCATCTACTTTTTATATACTTTAGGAAATGATTTGTGAAATGTGAAACTATTCTCCGCCCTCCACTTCTTTGATTCTTTTTTTAATAAAATCTACCGGGCGAATTCCATTGATTTCAAGGAAAATATTAGAAAAACTCTGACGGTTACTAAAACCTGATGCTGAGGCAATATGCTCAATAGAATATTTTCTCCACTCTCGGTTGTGATAGATCTTCTGCGTGGCATAATGAATTCTTAATTGATTAATGTAAACGCTGAAATTACTTCCTTTGTATTCATTAATCACTTGCGAAAGATAAGAAGTGTTTGTTTTAAAGTTTTCTGCAAGCTTTTTTAGGGTTAAACCTTTTTCAAGAAACTTTTCATTGGCTTCAAAATTACTAATGTCATTCAACAGCTTT
It contains:
- a CDS encoding carbon-nitrogen hydrolase family protein, producing the protein MQIDTRTLNIDDYDELVSAMRRAYPKMSEYVWSKKSILKLTKIFQAGQICITVDGKIAAVALSIVVNYEEFDDEHTYSDITGNYTFNTHSSTGNVLYGIEIFVDPIYRELRLGRRLYDARKELCEQLNLKSIILGGRIPDYHKYSHEISPREYIRRVRDKEIYDPVLSFQLSNNFLPIRVLKKYLPEDEGSRENAVLLQWNNIYYSKKPNTMQDSTIRLGLVQWQMRHFKDINAFYEQVEFFVNVMGDYKSDFVLFPELFNTPLLAPFNNLSERDSMIELAKITDEIKAKISDLAISYNVNIISGSMPVFENNDLYNVSYLLHRDGRIDEYRKIHITPNERKYYGMKGGNEIKVFDTDCGKIGLVICYDVEFPELPRLLADQGMKILFVPYLTDTQNAYMRVRHCAAARAIENECYVAIAGCVGNLPGVNNMDIQFGQAAVFTPSDFAFPSNAVKGEATPNTEMTLIVDVDLNLLKDLHYHGSVQILNDRRKDLYETNLKEKPENQENLM